The following DNA comes from Deltaproteobacteria bacterium.
GGGGATGAACGGCGTGGAGTTCCTCTCGCAGGTGCGCCTGCTCTCGCCCCATACGGTGAGGATGATGCTCACCGGCTACGCCGACAGGGACGCCAGCATCGCCGCCATAAACCGCGGCGGCGTGGAGCGTTACATAACCAAGCCCTGGGACGACGGCGAGATGAGACTCGTCATCGCCGACGCCCTCAAGCGCTTCGAGCTCGCCCGCGAAAACCGCAGGCTCACGGAGCTGACCGCAAGGCAGAACGAGCAGCTTCGTGAGCTGAACCTCAATCTCGAAAAAAAGGTCGAACTCAAGACAAGGACCATACGGGAGAACTTCTTCTCCTTCATAAAGATATTCGCCGACCTCATGGAGATGCACGACCCCAACCTCGGCGGCCACAGCAAACGGACCGCCCGGCACGCAACGCGGCTCGCCTCCGCCCTGGGGCTCGACACGGGCGACGTGGAACTCATAGAGAGCGCGGCCCTGCTGCACAACATCGGGTTCGTGGGCATGCCCAGGGGGCTTGCCGACAGGGAGATCGACACCCTCACGGACGACGAGCGCGCGCTCGTCGTGCACGCGCCCGTGCTGGCCCAGCGCCTGCTTCGCAGGATAGACACGCTGCGCCAGGTGGGTGTCATCATAAGGAGCCTCCACGAAAACTACGACGGCACGGGCTATCCCGACGGCCTCAGGCACGAGGAGATACACATAGGCTCGCGCATCATCGCCGCGGCCAAGCGCTACGACAGGCTCACCTTCGTCTCGGAGCTCACGCCCAGGGCCGCCGTAGAGACGATGAAAAAGGAGCGCGGCACCGTGCTCGACCCGGAGATCGTGAACGCGCTCGCAGACATCGTCGGCGCCGACGACGTGGAGACGCGATGGGAGGCGATAC
Coding sequences within:
- a CDS encoding response regulator codes for the protein MSEESGTPAVLIVDDEESILNSLRRLLRRERYEVLTARSGAEGMEIIEGRDDIGVVVSDHMMPGMNGVEFLSQVRLLSPHTVRMMLTGYADRDASIAAINRGGVERYITKPWDDGEMRLVIADALKRFELARENRRLTELTARQNEQLRELNLNLEKKVELKTRTIRENFFSFIKIFADLMEMHDPNLGGHSKRTARHATRLASALGLDTGDVELIESAALLHNIGFVGMPRGLADREIDTLTDDERALVVHAPVLAQRLLRRIDTLRQVGVIIRSLHENYDGTGYPDGLRHEEIHIGSRIIAAAKRYDRLTFVSELTPRAAVETMKKERGTVLDPEIVNALADIVGADDVETRWEAIPLSKMKPGMVLLKDLRTGRGRLLAASRTRLTETIIERIHNFHSIDPVIDDVYVGAEAQALEDREKTFEPERLG